One window of Pocillopora verrucosa isolate sample1 chromosome 9, ASM3666991v2, whole genome shotgun sequence genomic DNA carries:
- the LOC131785889 gene encoding organic cation/carnitine transporter 2-like — MPKSKSEDGAFSRIYKKTEFDELLIKLGGWSRFQQIQWVLIFLATIPQAWYTYAPAFAARKPKEGDLYCLNNTDIRGEDFCAAWENNTVCQKVGYDVTFSSIVTEWDILCDDAKKYVPLTKTIFYAGKLFGAYFFGWVSDRFGRRTTFLITMLVQFIASLIESFSTNFIMYVILRVPLGVCSGGCLIAGFLLMTEMATPEWRRWANCLSQGAYGVGIAVQALIAYYVRGWKAFSLVITLLNLPFVALYWLIPESPRWLSARGRVEEAEEILRKIAKKNGYEYPEGAISNMQDQSKKKEQTMTYHFWHLFSTRYLVIITVVEGWSWCVTSMVYYGLSFNAGKLAGNFYLNFAASGLVEIPAYLLATILVERVNRRFPLVVYYIIGGISLIGVFIILVAGKEDDLPSLISVLSMIGKFTISAAYYQIYIHTAELYPTVIRTIGVGFASLCARIGGMAAPFLADSTGFEVAAIVFGVTTFSAGVVTMMLPETRGKPLPDFVGKSSSEEEMVILEECAEEAPPDYTSTV; from the exons ATGCCGAAGTCAAAATCGGAGGACGGGGCGTTTAGCCgaatttacaaaaaaactgaattcgATGAGCTTCTGATTAAACTTGGCGGATGGTCAAGATTTCAGCAAATTCAGTGGGTGCTTATTTTCCTTGCCACAATTCCACAGGCTTGGTATACATACGCTCCAGCATTTGCTGCCCGTAAGCCAAAAGAAGGTGACCTCTATTGCCTAAACAACACAGACATTCGAGGAGAGGATTTTTGTGCGGCTTGGGAAAACAATACAGTTTGTCAGAAAGTTGGATATGACGTGACATTTTCTTCGATCGTTACCGAG TGGGACATTTTATGCGATGATGCCAAAAAGTACGTTCCACTTACAAAGACTATCTTCTATGCGGGTAAGCTGTTCGGGGCTTATTTCTTCGGCTGGGTGTCTGACAGATTTGGACGCCGTACAACTTTCCTTATCACCATGCTCGTGCAGTTTATCGCCTCCTTGATTGAGAGTTTCTCCACGAACTTCATCATGTACGTCATCCTGCGGGTTCCCCTTGGGGTCTGCAGTGGAG GCTGTCTGATTGCGGGCTTTTTGCTGATGACTGAGATGGCCACACCTGAGTGGAGGCGTTGGGCTAACTGTTTATCTCAAGGAGCTTATGGAGTTGGGATTGCTGTGCAAGCTTTGATTGCGTATTATGTCCGAGGCTGGAAAGCGTTCAGTTTGGTGATAACGCTTCTGAATTTACCTTTCGTTGCTTTATACTG GCTAATTCCTGAGTCTCCTCGTTGGCTTTCCGCTAGAGGAAGAGTCGAAGAAGCAGAAGAGATCTTGCGTAAGATCGCGAAGAAGAATGGATACGAGTATCCTGAGGGAGCAATAAGCAACATGCAAGATCAAAGCAAGAAGAAAGAACAAACGATGACATATCACTTCTGGCATCTGTTTAGCACCCGATACTTGGTGATAATCACTGTGGTTGAAGGGTGGTCTTG GTGTGTGACCAGCATGGTGTATTACGGGCTCAGCTTCAACGCAGGAAAATTGGCAGGAAATTTCTACTTGAACTTTGCTGCATCAGGATTGGTGGAAATTCCCGCGTATCTTCTTGCCACAATTCTGGTCGAGAG GGTGAATCGTCGCTTTCCTTTGGTGGTGTACTACATTATTGGAGGAATCTCTCTCATCGGTGTTTTCATCATCCTCGTTGCAG gGAAAGAAGATGATCTGCCCAGCCTTATCAGTGTCCTGTCCATGATCGGAAAGTTTACCATCTCCGCCGCGTATTATCAGATATACATACACACAGCCGAGCTGTATCCCACAGTCATAAG AACAATCGGCGTGGGATTTGCATCACTGTGCGCGAGAATTGGAGGAATGGCAGCTCCGTTTCTTGCG GACAGCACAGGTTTTGAAGTGGCTGCGATCGTGTTCGGTGTGACGACATTTTCGGCTGGTGTCGTCACCATGATGTTACCGGAGACTCGCGGAAAGCCTCTTCCGGATTTTGTCGGAAAATCAAGTTCCGAGGAAGAGATGGTCATACTCGAAGAGTGCGCAGAAGAAGCGCCCCCTGATTACACATCTACTGTGTAG